From one Triticum urartu cultivar G1812 chromosome 3, Tu2.1, whole genome shotgun sequence genomic stretch:
- the LOC125545834 gene encoding RNA polymerase II subunit 5-mediating protein homolog, which yields MATAKKGTATPLASAFSPEETRRAVSRVAQAIADRRADLARIQGFFADNAALVNLVQRLPDELSHQIMVPFGGAAFFPGSLIHTNELLVLLGDGYYADRSAKQTTEILHRRGMELEAQMEAIKATISDLEAEAKFFESTAAEASEGLVEIREEYDEEDTEIISSKTEASSSSGGISDEEHARMMARFDELEMLEKEAGSTSEDEGDDDDDDGDDEDAGTSEDGEENGETLSYGNEHDNVSFGASVSGSGGNGQSQGNAQLKSALKKLGEKETLQGSSLAPSGSTSITNSEVQASLRKAVSFKDENGQIVSSSRYSSGPKVSSSRDRQILPGGQKAFTGSIVEHDEGLSVIEQPRSNDSEKPASSASSSRPMSRFKMQKGGR from the exons ATGGCAACGGCGAAGAAGGGGACGGCGACGCCGCTGGCCTCCGCGTTCTCGCCGGAGGAGACGAGGAGAGCCGTGTCCCGCGTGGCCCAGGCCATCGCCGACCGCCGCGCCGACCTCGCGCGCATCCAGGGCTTCTTCGCCGACAACGCCGCCCTCGTCAACCTCGTCCAGCGCCTCCCCGACGAGCTCTCCCACCAAATCATG GTCCCCTTTGGTGGCGCCGCCTTTTTCCCTGGGAGCTTGATCCACACCAATGAGCTCCTG GTGCTTCTGGGGGATGGGTACTACGCTGATAGGTCTGCGAAGCAGACGACCGAGATACTGCACAGGAGGGGGATGGAGTTGGAGGCTCAAATGGAGGCCATCAAGGCAACCATCTCCGACCTCGAGGCTGAGGCCAAGTTCTTCGAGTCCACCGCTGCGGAGGCTTCG GAGGGTCTTGTTGAAATAAGGGAAGAATATGATGAAGAAGACACAGAAATAATTTCATCAAAAACAG AGGCTTCAAGTTCTTCTGGGGGCATATCAGATGAGGAACATGCTCGGATGATGGCTAGGTTTGATGAGCTTGAAATGTTAGAAAAGGAAGCTGGAAGTACTTCCGAAGATGAAggtgatgatgacgacgacgatggtGACGATGAAGATGCTGGAACAAGTGAGGATGGTGAGGAAAATGGGGAAACATTAAGTTATGGCAATGAGCATGACAATGTTAGTTTTGGTGCCTCAGTTTCTGGAAGTGGTGGTAATGGCCAGAGTCAAGGAAATGCCCAG CTGAAGAGTGCACTAAAGAAGCTAGGAGAGAAGGAAACACTACAAGGTTCTTCTCTTGCGCCATCAGGCAGTACCTCC ATAACAAACTCTGAAGTTCAGGCTTCGCTTAGAAAAG CTGTTTCTTTTAAAGATGAGAACGGGCAAATAGTTAGTTCATCAAGGTACTCTTCAGGACCCAAG GTTTCTTCATCTCGCGATCGGCAGATACTACCAGGTGGACAAAAG GCTTTCACGGGATCTATTGTTGAACACGATGAAGGTCTCTCAGTGATCGAACAACCAAGGAGTAATGATAGTGAGAAA CCTGCTAGTTCCGCTTCTTCTTCAAGGCCCATGTCTAGATTCAAGATGCAGAAGGGAGGACGCTGA